Proteins encoded within one genomic window of bacterium:
- a CDS encoding matrixin family metalloprotease codes for MLACAAPATATTFVRMDAPQLAARSDVAVVATVREVATVGLENGAAVTRVVLLPEQVVLGAVPAGPLVLDEPGGRAGGRVERIFGAPEYQPGARVLAFLQHTAGGTLRTTGMAMGKYDLAADGTAIRSFGDVLLLDPADAAPIPPSAGERLADVLGGLAAKAIRPAAAARTIAARVPAPPAAPFTYLGDPSRWFEADAGQPIRFLIDGRGDAALGRAVALDAAADALATWSSIDGASLLLEDGLLDAPASFAGCDGANRVVFDDPFDEIDDPVDCRGILGIGGYCYADERRDVGGVEYRRIRVGKATIANGWGGCPQWTACNLAQIVTHELGHTVGLGHSPDETATMSGTARFDGRCAALAADDLAGARAIYPVPDTPTPTVTRTPPPSATATARPPATATARPPTRTPSPAGARGIRGRITYYGSGLPVPGARVRLRGAGTAIAVTQGGGDYGVDDLAAGAWTVEPQKTADPNSGAITALDAAIVLQASAGARALDAEHRIACDATGNGSVSPLDAARILQLVTGAIPALPARDLCGSDFVFFPSPSSAPNQERIAPALDVTGCRAGALSYAPLTGQLAGQSFRAALIGDCDSSWQPAEARSAEPLLAPAGTALQVSPPRRLPGGRWRVAVGLSAPASASALEVELRYDGAQLLPTRVRTAHLGDAALVDFTAEPPGRLRLALASAIPLPIDGRALLVVDFTAAGDAAVTGRSVRAWSARMDDRVIPIAR; via the coding sequence GTGCTCGCATGCGCGGCGCCGGCGACGGCGACGACGTTCGTGCGCATGGACGCGCCGCAGCTCGCCGCGCGCTCGGACGTCGCGGTGGTCGCCACCGTGCGCGAGGTCGCCACCGTCGGCCTCGAGAACGGTGCCGCGGTGACGCGCGTCGTGCTGCTGCCCGAGCAGGTGGTGCTGGGCGCCGTGCCCGCCGGGCCGCTGGTCCTCGACGAGCCCGGCGGCCGCGCCGGCGGCCGCGTCGAGCGCATCTTCGGCGCGCCCGAGTACCAGCCGGGGGCGCGCGTGCTGGCGTTTCTCCAGCACACCGCCGGCGGCACGCTGCGCACCACGGGCATGGCGATGGGCAAGTACGACCTCGCCGCCGACGGCACCGCCATCCGCAGCTTCGGGGACGTGCTGCTGCTCGATCCCGCCGACGCCGCGCCGATTCCGCCATCGGCCGGCGAGCGGCTGGCCGACGTGTTGGGCGGGCTGGCGGCGAAGGCGATCCGGCCCGCGGCGGCCGCGCGCACGATCGCGGCGCGCGTGCCGGCGCCGCCGGCGGCGCCGTTCACCTACCTCGGCGATCCCTCGCGCTGGTTCGAGGCCGACGCCGGCCAGCCGATCCGCTTCCTGATCGACGGCCGCGGCGACGCGGCGCTCGGGCGCGCGGTGGCGCTCGATGCCGCCGCCGACGCGCTGGCGACGTGGAGCAGCATCGACGGCGCCTCGTTGCTGCTCGAGGACGGCCTGCTCGACGCGCCGGCGTCGTTCGCCGGCTGCGACGGCGCCAACCGCGTCGTCTTCGACGATCCGTTCGACGAGATCGACGATCCGGTCGACTGTCGCGGCATCCTCGGCATAGGCGGCTACTGCTACGCCGACGAGCGCCGCGACGTCGGCGGCGTCGAGTACCGGCGCATCCGGGTCGGCAAGGCGACCATCGCCAACGGCTGGGGCGGCTGTCCGCAGTGGACCGCCTGCAATCTCGCCCAGATCGTCACCCACGAGCTCGGCCACACCGTCGGACTCGGCCATTCGCCCGACGAGACCGCGACCATGTCCGGCACGGCGCGCTTCGACGGCCGCTGCGCGGCGCTGGCCGCCGACGACCTCGCCGGCGCGCGCGCCATCTATCCGGTGCCCGACACGCCGACGCCGACAGTCACCCGGACGCCGCCGCCGAGCGCGACGGCCACCGCGCGGCCGCCGGCCACCGCGACGGCGCGCCCGCCGACCCGCACCCCGTCGCCCGCCGGGGCGCGCGGCATCCGCGGCCGCATCACCTACTACGGCAGCGGCCTGCCGGTTCCCGGCGCGCGCGTCCGGCTGCGCGGCGCCGGCACCGCGATCGCCGTCACGCAGGGCGGCGGCGACTACGGCGTCGACGACCTCGCCGCCGGCGCCTGGACGGTGGAGCCGCAGAAGACCGCCGATCCCAACAGCGGCGCGATCACCGCGCTCGACGCCGCCATCGTGTTGCAAGCCAGCGCCGGCGCGCGGGCGCTCGATGCCGAGCACCGCATCGCCTGCGACGCGACCGGCAACGGCAGCGTCAGCCCGCTCGACGCGGCGCGCATCCTCCAGCTCGTCACCGGCGCGATCCCCGCGCTGCCGGCGCGCGACCTGTGCGGGTCGGATTTCGTCTTCTTTCCCAGCCCCAGCAGCGCCCCCAACCAGGAGCGCATCGCGCCGGCGCTCGACGTCACCGGCTGCCGCGCCGGCGCCCTCAGCTACGCGCCGCTCACCGGCCAGCTCGCCGGGCAGAGCTTCCGCGCCGCGCTGATCGGCGACTGCGACAGCAGTTGGCAGCCGGCGGAGGCGCGTAGCGCCGAGCCGCTGCTGGCGCCGGCCGGGACGGCGCTGCAGGTCTCGCCGCCGCGCCGCCTCCCGGGCGGCCGCTGGCGCGTGGCGGTGGGCCTGTCGGCGCCGGCGAGCGCCAGCGCGCTCGAGGTCGAGCTGCGCTACGACGGCGCGCAACTGCTGCCGACGCGCGTCCGCACCGCGCACCTCGGCGACGCGGCCCTGGTCGATTTCACCGCCGAGCCGCCGGGACGCCTGCGCCTCGCGCTGGCGAGCGCGATCCCGTTGCCGATCGACGGGCGGGCGCTGCTGGTCGTCGACTTCACCGCCGCCGGCGACGCGGCGGTGACCGGCCGCAGCGTCCGCGCCTGGAGCGCGCGGATGGACGACCGCGTCATCCCGATCGCGCGCTAA